One Miscanthus floridulus cultivar M001 chromosome 11, ASM1932011v1, whole genome shotgun sequence DNA window includes the following coding sequences:
- the LOC136491890 gene encoding leucine-rich repeat extensin-like protein 1: PAVRLAFPSSPPAGSHRAFALLLLLVCPSAAQQEGAVSESYASSLASRFDASPSWAFPNPRLRASYAALQAWKRTAIFSDPSNVTANWVGPNVCAYNSVFCAPLPGSTSHDIVVAGIDLNHADIAGYLPASLLLGVPDMALFHINSNRFCGVVPRTFAHLHLLHELDLSNNRFVGGFSEVVLSLPALRYLDLRFNDFEGSIPLALFDRPLDAIFLNSNRLRNPIPANLGNSPASVVVLAHNRLAGCIPPSIGRMADTLNEIVLIADELTGCIPLQVGLLRKLTVFDVSVNHLQGQLPASIANMAVVEELDVARNRLEGAMPAGVCALASLRNFTYTDNFFTSRPPCAKATADDAWNCIPGAPAQRPPLQCAAAAAHPFDCSKAQC; encoded by the coding sequence CCCGCCGTCCGGCTCGCATTCCCTTCCTCTCCTCCGGCCGGATCGCACCGCGCCttcgcgctgctgctgctgctcgtctgcCCCTCGGCGGCGCAGCAGGAGGGGGCCGTGTCTGAGTCGTACGCGTCCTCGCTCGCGTCTCGCTTCGACGCGTCGCCGTCGTGGGCGTTCCCGAACCCTCGCCTCCGGGCGTCCTACGCCGCGCTGCAGGCGTGGAAGCGCACCGCCATCTTCTCCGACCCTTCCAACGTCACCGCCAACTGGGTGGGGCCCAACGTCTGCGCCTACAACAGCGTCTTCTGCGCGCCCCTTCCCGGCAGCACCTCCCACGACATCGTGGTCGCCGGGATCGATCTCAACCACGCCGACATCGCGGGGTACCTTCCCGCGTCGCTGCTGCTGGGCGTCCCGGACATGGCGCtgttccacatcaactccaaccgCTTCTGCGGCGTCGTCCCGCGCACGTTCGcgcacctccacctcctccacgagCTCGACCTCAGCAACAATCGCTTCGTGGGCGGGTTCTCGGAGGTGGTGCTGTCGCTGCCGGCGCTGCGGTACCTGGACCTTCGCTTCAACGACTTCGAGGGCAGCATCCCGCTGGCGCTCTTCGACCGCCCGCTCGACGCCATCTTCCTGAACTCCAACCGCCTCCGCAACCCGATCCCGGCCAACCTCGGGAACTCCCCGGCCTCCGTCGTCGTGCTCGCGCACAACCGCCTCGCCGGGTGCATCCCGCCCAGCATCGGACGGATGGCCGACACGCTCAacgagatcgtgctcatcgccgACGAGCTCACGGGATGCATCCCGCTGCAGGTCGGCCTGCTCCGGAAGCTCACCGTCTTTGACGTCAGCGTCAACCACCTGCAGGGACAGCTCCCCGCCAGCATCGCTAACATGGCTGTTGTTGAGGAGCTCGACGTCGCCCGCAACCGTCTCGAGGGCGCCATGCCGGCGGGAGTCTGCGCGCTCGCCAGCCTCAGGAACTTCACCTACACCGACAACTTCTTCACTTCGCGCCCGCCCTGCGCCAAGGCCACCGCCGACGACGCTTGGAACTGCATCCCCGGCGCGCCGGCCCAGCGCCCGCCGTTGCAGTGCGCGGCCGCCGCGGCACACCCGTTCGACTGCAGCAAGGCGCAATGCTAG